TTTTGTCAGTTATGAAGCTGATGTGAAAGCTAAAGGAGGAATCGATGTTGCAGATGATGTATGGATTGGAGCTAACGCGATTATTGTCTCCGGCGTAGCGATTGGTCAAGGAGCGGTTATTGCTGCAGGTAGCATAGTGACCAAAGACGTTCCCCCATATGCAATAGTTGGGGGGAATCCTGCCAAAGTCATTAAATACCGCTTTAACGAAGAAGCAATTCGCGTTCTTGAAACACTTGATTTTTCAAAATTGACTCCAGATTTTTTTAAAACTAATCGGGCGTATCTTTTGTCACTAGATGTAAATAAAGATAGTAAAGAATTAGCAGAAATAATCAATAATTTTGTTGCTAAAGAAAAGTAGTTCTTTGTTTAAAAAGAGTAGGTGAATGAAAACTAGCAGTAATGCTTTTTACCCAATTACTATTTTCTCATGCTGAAATAAAAAGATATGTGAATTTTGGATGGCGCTTGTAGAACGGGAATAGTTTTTTTGAACAAGTTGTTCGGTGAATGAGTAGAAATTGTCAACTTCGATAAAAGCAAGCGGTTCTTTCTGTACAGAAGGTACAAGTTGAAAAAAAGATAAAAAATATTCAATTTATCACTACTGAGATGTATCAGCTGGATTATTCAGTTGAGCCTTTGGGTGTCATTATGGTAATGTATCTTCCAAATCCTGAAAGTACAATTAAGGTATTAAAAAAACGGCTGAAATCTAGTGGAAAGATGATTTTTAAGAGAGTGATTCTTCTGGTACCGACTTTTCAAATGAAGGAATGCCAAAGCCCATGCAAGTACAAAAACGGGTTTGAGATAGAGTTGCTAAAAAAAGCGGAAATATTCATATTGAGTTAGAAATGTCTTCCATATTCCTAAAGGCTGGTCTGAGTGTGGTTGCTTATAAAGCAGTGGCAGTTATTCAGAGTGTTGAAACGAGTAGTGATGTAGCTTGGGCCATCAAAATGGTGGTCTCAAGAATAATCGGAGCAGGTGTAGCACAACAAAGAGAGCTAGATAGTGATAATCTCGAAAACAATTTAAAACTTGAAATGTGTAATTCAGACAATGACTTCATACGTGAGATGAATTTTGGAACTTGTGGGGTAAATAAATTAGAGCATGAACATTATTGAGTTTGCTCTCTTTACTATGTAAGTTGCAGATTGAATCTAAACTTCATTGCAGAGAAAACTTGGAAGTTAGTTGGATTTCACCTTAAAAAGTTACTAGTAAGTGTTTTTTGATCCTACTTTTTGCCCTTTTTCATCACATTTTACCGGAGTTTTTAGACTGTATAATATTTTATGCTCTTTAACTAAACGCTTGTCAAATATTACCAGAAGAGAATCTAGGCTTGTACTATTGGCTTAAAGAGGAATAATTCTAACTTTATTAGATGTTGATTTACTAATGCATTAGAGTTGTTTTGCCTTTTTTAAAAGGATAATGTTGTTCTTTTTTATTAAAGCAAATTTCTATAAATAGAACATAGAAAAATTTGGTTACAATAAGAAAACAAAAAAGGTTTTGGATAATCTATAAAATTTTTTCTAGAGTGTTACTCTTAAAAAAGATATAGAATGGTTTTAACGACGATGAAGATATAACGATATAAAAATATAAATGTCAATTTCGTTGATAATTGACATTTTTTTTGTTGATTTTATACAATTATTTTATAATAAACTATGGTTAGTCAAACGTTTTTTTGATGAATAGAAATCAAAGATTTAGCATTTCTAATTTTTTTCTGAAAATAAGAATTTTTTTACCATTACGTTTTGTTCATAATGCTGTTAGCATCTTGCTATCGATGAAAGGAGCAAGATGTATGTTATTTTTAGGAATTTTTGGCGCACTGTTTCAACTTTGTCTGATTCCGTTGTTTATTTATTGTGAAAAAAAAGAAAAGAAAATAAATAAGGAGAGAAAAAATGAAATTAATAGGAGTTTCAAAAAAAATCAACAATAAACTTATTTTAGAAAATATTAATCTTGAAGCAAACCCTGGTGAAATTGTGGGTTTAGTAGGACCTAATGGAGCAGGTAAAACAACAACTATGAAAATTATGAGTGGATTAATTGTTAATTTTGAAGGAGAAGTTCAACAGAAAAATAACGTTGGAATGTTAATTGACGGACCGAAATTTTTTCCGAATAAAACGGCGAGAGAAAACTTGCAGTATTTTGCTTCAATGGTTGAAGATTCTTATGACTTCAACTTTATTGAGAAGATATTTGATATGACAGAATATAAGAAAAAGAAGGTCAAATCTTTTTCATTGGGGATGAAACAAAGACTGGGAATGGGATTGGCTTTAATAAATAAAAGTGAGTTACTAATTTTAGATGAGCCAATGAATGGCCTAGACCCAGATGGTGTCAAACAAACAATTAAAACTTTGAAAATGTTAGCGGAAAAAATGAAGATTACGATTGTTATTTCAAGCCATATTTTAGACGATTTAGAAAAACTATGTGATCGCGTTTATTTTATTAGAAATGGTGAAATTGTCCGGCATTTAGATTTAAAAAATGAAAGTAGTTTGTGTTTTCAGTTTATTTTTACAGAAAATCAACAGCTTGATGGTAAGGAGATATTGCAACAATATCGTTCATTTAAAGAGCTTGGGCCTAATACTTTGATAATTGAAGAACGAGATAGAAAAATGGCAATAAGAGAATTAGTTCGGCAAGAGATTATTCCTGTGGAAATAAGAAAATATCATGAAAGTCTAACTGATGCGTATTTTGAATTAGCTGATGGACAAGGAGGAACTCGATGAAACTACAAAATTTGATTAGAGAAGATACGAAACGACGGGTAATTTCATTTGCCTTAAAGTATTTAATTGTCTTTTTACTGCTGAGTTTAGTTTTGCCCATTTTAAGTGTTTTAATCGGAGATCATCCTGATATTGAGGAAGTAGTCTCTGCCACTACATTTATTTTTAGTTTATTACTTCCTATTACGGCTGTTCATTTTTTGGTGGAAGATCAGGGGACAAAAATCTATAATTATTTTTTCAAATCTTCTCAAGGCAGAATATTCTACTTAGTTTCCTTGATTGCCACTACTTTAATTCTTGGGGTCATAGCAACACTTTTATTTGGTAGTGTATGTATTGGCTACGGTATGGTATTTCAAGTGAATGGAGAGATTAGTGAAATACTACCCGTTGCAATATCGTATTTACTTATACCGACGTTCTATTTAGCAGTAGCGCTCTTTTTATTTTTGTATTTTGGTTTAGAGGGCGTTACGTTGACGATGATAAATTTATTACTACTTTTCATTTTTCCGATTGTGACTAGTTTAGTAGCACCTCAGTTAGGTCTTGTAATTTTATTTCGAACACCATTTTATTTGTTGAGTTTTATTGCTGTTGATGGTATAACGTGGTCTGACTTTTCTATTTCTCTGGTGTTAACAGTTCTACTTTATATTCTATGCTTCTTCAAAATTAAAAGAAATGATTTTTAAAGTAAAAAACAAGCTGAAGTACGTTTTATTTATACGTCTGTTCAGCTTGTTTTTTGTGACTAATTTTATAAAGTAATTTTTCTAATGTGCGCCAGTTTCTTTCGGTTGGAAAGTTTTTCATAAGTAAAAGTGGTGTTTGGTCCGTATCAAAATAATAATTTGAGATTACTAAATCTGCACGAGAGACATCTAGTTCATAATCATAAAAGGATAACGGATAAGCATTGCCAAAGTAATTTTTAACTTTGTTCATCAGCCAAAGTCGATGTGTATGATGTAAATCGTCAGCTATTAGGATTTTTATAGGTTCTTGCTTTTTGAGCGGTAAGTCATAATAATCTAAAATATAATAATAGCTTAGAAATAACTGCTCTTTGTTTTTTAATAGCTGTCGTACATTTTCTGGTGCAACAAGTTGTAAGTGCCGATAAAAATCTAAAATAATGTGTGCCACTTCTTTTTGTTGTCGTTGCAATTTTTTTATAAACGAGTAATTGAAAAAAACATCTGTATTTCCGAAAAACAACTGGCTACGCTCATGAAAGGCAATGAAATTAAAGAGTAACTCCGAATCCTTTGTATCCAGTTTGAATTGGAAGTCGTCTTGTATGACTCGTTGCAAGTTTGTTACTGCTGCATAAGATGTACTGTTATTTAGTTGATGTGCTTTTGCATGACTTTTCTCATATAGACGATTTCCATCAATTACTCCAAAGGAATAAAGAACTTGGTATAAAAACAATTGCTCAGGAATTGGAAAAACAAGATCACATTGGGAGAGCCAAATATTTACTAATGAAAAATTTTCATCTGCCGCAGCAATCTTCTCAGTATGAGTATCCAATTTAACTGGATAAATGGTAAAACGATCTAAAATGATTGCTAACCAGTAACTGAATATACGTTTTTGTAAAGAAAGCAAGGATATTTTGTAGACTTTTTCAAACTGTGAAACATACTTTAATATTTTTTTCTGCGAGCTCTTGAACGGCCAGCCACCGCGTCTAGTAGAATTCCAATAAAAGTAATAAAAGAAAGCACGTATATTTGCCTCGTTGGCATCAAGTTCTAATGCAAATGGATGAAACTTTATTTTACAACGTTTAAAATAAGGAACAAGCAATTTAGCGTAGCGAAAAACAGTAGAGACGCTAGTAAACTGTTTATCAGCAAAGTCTTCTAAATTTTTATATGGATTATGATAAATAAAATCAATTAAGTAATAGTTGTAAGACTGATAGTAGTAGTGTAAATAAATATTATAAATTGGAAAATCTTCTTCCTTAAAAAGAAAAAAACGTTGATTATTTTCATTTTTTAATTCAATTTGGCCATTATATTTCTTAAACAAATGTTCTAATTCTTCTGCGTAGAGAATAATTGATTTTGCTGATAGTTCAAGCAAATCTTGTATTTCTTTTATAGTGCGCCATTTCTTTTCTTCTAGTAAAAAATTAAACATCCGTATTTTTTTCTGCGAGGTTTTTGTTAAGAAAGTCTGCATGAAAGCACCTCCATCTTTAATAATATCAATTTAAGGTTTCGTTACTTTTATTATACGCTAATCAAATATGAGATAAAAAAATTTGCTTAAAAAAACTTGTCATAGTTTTTACTATGACAAGTTTTTTCATTCCTTTATAAAGGTGCATCTTCTAAAGACCAAATAATTTCTCCTTGATAACTTCCTGACGAATTAGATGGTGATAGTTTTAACTCTAATAGTTTTGTTAAGTTTATTATTTTATTGCCATTACCAGAAGCGACAAGTTGTTCTTCGTTATTCATTATCTTTTTATTTTGCGTTTTTTCATCGTTAAGATAAAGCGCGTGTTTTAGTAGTTGACCGTCTTTGGAAGTCATTTCTTTTTTGAGTTTAACTTTGATTCTCCATGTTCCCTTATCCAACTGGCTGTCATCTTTAATATGGAGCAAAGGATTATTAGACAGCTTTATAAATCTGTCTGTAGGAGGAACTTCTTGATTTCCAAAAGAAAGGTTATCAGGCACGATTAACGTTGGTTTTTCTTCTTTAATCAACGTTCTTTGCTCTATATTAGAAATATTTTCTAAATCATCTTCCAAATAAAAACTAACTTTCTTATTTAGCCAATTTTTGGGTACATCAAAATAAACATTATCTTGAACGTCACTTTGAGCAGCAGTGTATTGCTTGATTACTATCTTTTTATTCTGAAGTTTTGCCATAAGTTTAATATTTTTACCTGCTTCATGTTTGAACCAAATATGTAGTAAACTTTGGTTATTAAAGCGGGAAACTAATAAAGTATCCCCGAGATTTTTTAAACTTAAAATCATACTTCTTTGATAACGATGAGTAATTGTTGGAGTATCCAAGGTATAGATACCAGAATCTTCCGTAACTGTGTTTTTGATTGGTATATAGTTTGGAATTTCTGGATAAAGTTTTGAAACATCAAAAGTCTGTGTTAAAATGCCGGACTTAACTAGAGTATTTTGCAGAGAATGATTATTTTCATCAACAAAAGTGACATGGACTTTTCCTTGGTAATTGATAGCCAAATGAGCTGATGTGGTAGTATCAAACGCGCGTTCACTATTTTGAATTTCTGTTCTTATTGCATAAAAAAGAGATAACTTATTATTTTCAATAAAACGATCCGATACAGGATGTTTATAACGTTGCCACTTAAAATTCACATGATAAGATAAAGTAGTTTCACAAAGACGGGAATCAGTTGGATTATTGGCTGTTACTACAAGAGTATTACCCTGTAATTGTGAAGTAAAAAGACTCGTTACATCTTCACCATCAAAATTATCTATTCTAATATTTTCAAAATGATATTGTTGTGACTGCAATATATTGGTTAAATCAAAGTAAAGTGCTAACTTATTTGGTTTCTGATTATCTGGTACTTTTGGAATGATTTGTTGCGACGAAAGTGTTAGAACAGATTCTGGTTTATCTAAAATCAGAGAATTAGCATATGCCGCTCCAAATTCAGGTTTAGCAATAAATTGAGGGTGATAGGGAACATTGACTGGATTTCTTGTATTATTATGATAAATAAAACGAATACTTTTTGTTGGCTGTGTCACGATTTCTAGTTGCTGTTTTGTATCACCTGTAGCAGCACCGTCTACTTCATTATGATAGGTTACCCAATAAATACCCTTGTCATCGCGCCAAGTTCTAGAAAAAATATTAGTTGGCTCATAGGCATGAAGTGTTTTGAAGGACACATTCGTTACACCAAAATAAAACTGCTTATTTAATTGGTTACAATTAACGGTGGTAGTGATAGCTAATGGAGTATTTGTTTCATCAAAAAATTCATAAGAGACCTCAACATCGCCATCAATAGTTAAATTTAAAAAAGATTCTTTTGCTAGAGAAAGCGTGCCTCCAGCAAAATTGTCGAGATTTTTATGAAGTGAAACATGTACCGATACACTATGACCGTTATACCAGCCCACATTATGAATCGTTGCACTACTTGAAGGCGTGTTAGCATCAACTATAAGTTGTTCACTGGTGGCAGAACCTGTAAAAGAATCAACGGTTGTCTTAGCACCGCGTTGCATTATAAAGATATTTTCTGCTGGTGTATAAGATCCTGGCAATTGTATAAAATAACCATAGTCATGCAAATTTGTATGATTTGTTAGCTTTGTAACCAATTTAGTTGCATACCCTGGGGTAGTGATACTCAAACTAATAAAGACGCCTAATAAAAATAGATACAGCTTCACTGAGTTTTTCATTATATTAAACCTCTTTTCTTCTTAAAGAAACTACCAATAACAGTATTCCAACAAGAAACAGGCCCGATAAAGAAAACCATAAATTGTCGTTTAAATTAAGCTGTGGTAGTGAATCTGTTGCTTTTTTTGATACGCTATTTGAATCGTGATTTTTAACAAGATAGACCTTTTTTAAAGAGACGGTCTGATTGGATTTCGAAGAAAAGTAAAATGTAATTGTGGCGTCTTTTTGAACTTGATTTGTTTTGGCTAAAGCATTTTCAGGTATTGAAAATAGCGTCAAAAGTATTATAAGACAACTTGTTATCATTATTTTTTTCATCATCATCCTCCTAATGTTCATCTTTACTTTTCAATAGGATAGAAATATACACTAATCGCGCCATCACTATAAAAAAGCATACACCAAGGAAAAGAAAGTAGGAGTGAGACCGTCTTTCTTTTATTGCTTTTGTTGTCAGCAAATAAGCAAGGACAAAACTTACTATTATTCTTTTTTTCATTTTTATTCTCCTAAGGCAAGCTTTTTTTTTGGCGTAACTTCAAGATGTAAGCTAATAAAATAAATATTACGATAAGGCAGATCGCAATAATACCATACAGCCAGACAGACCTTTTTTCTTTTGGAACACGAACAGCTTTTTTATTTAATGTTTCATCTTTTTGATCAATTTTAAAATCTTTGGCTAATTTCCACTTTTTGCCAGAGCTATCTTGTAAAAGAACAGTTAAAGTATAGTTTCCGGATTTTAAAGGTGTATTTTTCCATGAAAGAGGTAAATTAAAAGTACAACGTGGAGCAAAAGAGACTTTTTTTATTACTTCTTGGATTTTGTCTTTTTGATTTTTCTTGGTAACATAGGCATCCATGTCGAGCCGGCTCAGCAACACAGCTTTGGGATTTTCTAATGTTGCAAATAACGTAAGGTAGCCGTTATCAAGTCCTGGTTTCACCTTGGCAAGTAGTAGTTGTGGTGCGATGTTGACTTCGTTTTCTATAAGCTTTACACCAATGGTATAAGCAAACTTATTGGTCAACTGAAGTCCATCTTTTTTTTCATCATTTTTCTTTTCAATTTCATAAAGGTAGAATCCACCTAAAATCGTACCATTAAACCCTTTTTTCGGTATAGTTAGCTGAAAAGATATTTTTTTTGTTTCGCCTTTTTTCAGTGTTACAACTTGAGATGGGCTTATCATATCTTTGAAAGTAGGTCCGCCTAAAAGTTTTTGATTAGGATCAGAATAATCTAAAGCGCCATTTTTATTGGTACATCCATTATTGGCTTCTATTTTTACAGTAACTGTTTTCTCACTAGTATTTTTCAAACGCAACTGCAAAGCTTGCTTACTACCCGCAACTACTTTTAAATCGTAATAGCTTGCTTGAGATTGTTGATTATCCGGTAAAATGGCTTCAGCTTGAAAGCTTACATAGTTTTTAGATGCTATGACTTTTGAAGGAAAAGTAAACCAGATGATGGTGATAAAACTAAGAAAAAAGATGGGCTTGAAAAGCGCCCACCTTTTAAAGTTATTACATTGGTGCATCGGTTAATCCCCATGTCAAACTAGCAGTATAGGCTTGTGCTTCTACGCCTGCTTGTGGTACAAATAATTTTACTTTTTCGTTGTGCCCTTTTTTTCCTTCAAATAATGTCGCCCAGGCACCAGCACCTTGTCCTTTTTCAGCAACCATGACCGGTTGAAAGGATTGATTCAAATCAATTCTTTCTGAACTAATGGTTGGAGGAGTGGAAGTATTCTTTTGTGTCACTACTTTACCATTCATAAAACTTAATTGAGCACCTTTTAACGGCTTTTGATTTTTTGCACCTTTAAATTCAGAAACTGAAACTGATAATGTCCAACCTTTCATATCACCGCGAGTATCATTTACTTGAACAAAAGGTCGCTGGTTTTGAGCATAGTAGGTAGTATCATTGGGTTGTATTTCTTGACTTCCAAAACTAATACTTGAAGCAAATGGAATCGTAAGAGCACCTGTTGCGCCGGTTTCTGGTGTTTCATCTGTGTCGCCTGTAGGATCAACAACGGGTTTTACGTTTGTACCAGAACCTGGTTGTAGTGTCACATCGGCCTCATTGGTTACGAGAGTATTGTCTGCGGCAAATACTGTTGGTGTAGCAACAGATAAAATCAAAGTACTAAAAGTAAGTGATGCTAAAATTTTCTTTTTCATTTTAACTTTTCCTCCTAAATTTTTTAGTCTTTTTAGACCTATTAATATTTTTACATTCAAAAAATAAAAGCGTAATAGCAAAAAAATTCCAATATTTAGAAAAAAAATAAAAGTACTTTAAAAAAATTGAAATATACAGGAAAAAATGTGAAATGCATCACTTTTTTTGTTGCAAATTAGAGGTATTTAAGATTTGTTAATGAACGTGGTATAGTAAGGATAATAGATTTAACGTTGTTAAAAAGGAGTAGTTAAAATGAAAGTTGTATTTCATGTAGATGAAGTTGAAAAGTGGCAAGAAGCAACACGAAATATTCAGAATTTACTTAACTTAGTGCAAGACGCTGAAATTGTTTTAGTGGCAAATGGCAGCGGAGTTCAAAGCTATCAATTGGAACATGCCCAAAAGTTTATTTCCAAATATCCGAATGTTTCCTTTCATGCTTGTAAAAATGCTTTAAAAGCATTTTTAATGGAAAATGCAGTTCCTGAGGGAGTAACAGTTGTATCTGCAGGAGTTTTAGATTTAATTCAATTACAAGAAGCTGGATTTACTTATATCAAACCATAATAGAAGTGTAGGGACGTATGAACTCTTAGTCACTATAAGTAAAGTTCACTACAATAACTAAAAAGACAGTTGGAGAAAGAAAATGAAAAAAATAACCATCAATGAGGTTGCCCAAGAAGCAGGGGTATCAAAGACGACCATTTCGCGCTTTTTAAATCATAATTACGGCAATATGTCTAAAGAAACCAAAGCAAGAATTGAAGAAGTCATCAAACGCCTTGGTTATAGACCAAGTAAACAAGCACAAGCATTAAAATCAAAACACAGTTACTTGATAGGCGTTGTGGTGGCGGATATCTCAAATATGTATTCTTCATTATTACTGAAAGGAATTGGGTCAATTCTTGAAAAAAATGGCTATCAAATGATTATTATGGATGCAAGTAACTCGATTACAAAGGAAAAAGAATTACTACAACGATTACTTGATCAGAGTGTTGAAGGAATTATTTTGCAGCCATCTTCACGTCAGTCAGAACAATATGAATTTATCAATAAATTTAATATTCCATTATTATTAGTAGATCGTCAAACGGAACCAGAAGAATGGACTTCTGTTTTGACAAACAATGTTGCTGCTACAAAAGAAGTAGTAAATAAAGCCTTGCAAAAAGGTTATGAGGATTTTTTTGTTCTTAGTGAACCGATAAAAAATGTCAGCACTCGGGAAGTACGTTCGCAAACGGTTATTCAGAGTGTTTTAAAAGCGGGTAAACAAGTTCAAGTAATTGAAGCCAATAGTAAAGAAGAACTAAAAAGTGTGATTGAAGCGATTCTTCTGAAACCAAAAAAAAAGCTACTATTTGCTTCAAATGGTCGCATTTTAATGGATAGTTTAGCCATTTTGATTAATCAAACGATTACTATGCCCGATGTAATAGGAATTACAGGTTTTGATGATTGGAGTTTAACAGAATTGGTGGGTCCAGGTATTACAAGTATCGAACAACCTTCACGAAAAATTGGAGAAATCGCAGCAGAAGAGTTACTAACTATATTGCGGAATGGAAACAAAAATGTGACAGAAATTATTGTGCCTTCTACAATTCGTTGGCGCAAATCTGTTTAATTTAAGTTTTTTTTTAAAGAAGATGACAAAGAAAACAGCCTCTTAGAAACCGGTTTCTAAGAGGCTGTTCTTTTTATTCAGTTTTGAATGTTGTTTTTTAATAATGTAACCGTTGACATTTTTTAGAAACCGGTTTACTATCTGTATATAGAAACCGGTTAACTAATTGAAAGGATGGGCTTTATGGAGAAAAATAAAATCGTACTTAACTTCTTAGCTTTTGCAAAAAAAATTGAGAATGGTGCTCAACAAAATGAATTATTCGCACAAATAGCTGCTCTAGGATTTCAAGCGGTAGAAATCCGCAGAGAATATTTTAAAGATATCACAAAAGAAATTCCGCTGATTAAAAAAGAAGCGGAACGTCTACAACTTGAATTATTTTATAGTGTACCAGATGAAGTCTATATTAACGGTGAAGTAAATCCTAAATTAAAGAGATATATAGACGAAGCAAATAGTATGGGTGTTAAACAGATTAAATGGAATATCGGAGATTTTACAGGTGAGCTACATTTGAAAGAAATGAAAGCGCTTGTTGACAAGGGCGTAGCAATTACAATTGAAAATGATCAAACCCAAACCTCGGGGACTATTGCAGCAATAAAAAAATATATGACTGCTGTAAAAGCAACAGATTTAGGTATTGGTTATGTCTATGATTTAGGCAACTGGCGTTTTGTGGGTCAAGATGAAGTCAAAGCAGCTGAAGAATTAGCAGAATATGTGCATTACATTCACGTCAAAGATGTTCGTTATGAAAATGATCAACCACAAGCAACAGGATTAGATCACGGTGTTATTGATTGGCGCAAAGTACTAGGTATTTTACCAGCTAATCTTCCGATTGCTATTGAATATCCAACTACTACTGATGAAGAAATCCTTGAAGCAAAATTACTTTTAGAGGAGGAAGTAAAATGAGTGAACAACAAACAAAAATAGATGCCGAAAAATTTGCTTATCATTTCATGGACACGATTAATCGTCCAGACATTAATACAGAAAGCATGGAAGGGGCAGCCAAAGAGGCATTAGCTGCTTACTTAACAGCTTATTATTTAATTCAAAAATTTAATCATTTAGAAAATGATTTCTTTATCGAAGACCATAAGAAACCCGTTTCAAATTATCAACGTATTTTAAGTGAATTAAACAAATATTAGGAGGCGTAAAAAATGGGTGGCGCAATAACTGGAATTTTACTTGCATTAACCTTTATCGTTTTTGTCATTTACGCCATGAAAGGCGGAAACTTGACCGTTGGCTTCTTCGTCATGGCAGTTTTATGGACGATTATTGGCTTGGTTCCTTTTAACCAAGCAATTAAAGAAATTTTTACTGAACCTGTTTTAAATTACGGAAAAACAGCAGCTTATATTATTTTTGGTTCTTGGTTTGGACGAGTGCTAGTAGATACAGGTATTGCAGGCAGTATTAGCCGCCGAACAGAAAAAGTAGGAAAGAAAAGTCCTGTATTAGCAACAATTTTAATTGCTTTTGTAATCGCTTTAATATTCACCAGTTCTTATGGTGTTGGGTCAGCAATTGCAGTCGGTGTAATCTTATTTCCAATTATGTTCTCTATTGGGGTACCACGAAATATTGCGGTTTCAGTTTTTACAATTGCAATTGGTGCGGCTATGTATGTTAACAATGTTTTATTCGTTCAATTTCAAGTATTTTTCCCTAAAGTAGCTTGGGGCCCTCATTATCAGCGCTTTGGTTTTGTCGCAATGGGGATTCAGATGGTTATCTTAGTATTATTTATTTTATTTAATGCAAAAAAAATACGAAACGGAAAGCCTGAAATTATTGAAAGTAGTAGTGAAGAGGAAATTGTAGAAGTACCAATCTGGACCTATATTTTGCCAGTATTACCTGTGGCTTTAAGTATTTTTGCTAAATGGGATGCAGTACCAGCTTTGCTTCTTTCAACGATTATTGCTTTTGCCGCAACCGGTAATATGAAAAAGTATACGAAATTTGTCAT
The genomic region above belongs to Enterococcus saigonensis and contains:
- a CDS encoding ABC transporter ATP-binding protein, whose product is MKLIGVSKKINNKLILENINLEANPGEIVGLVGPNGAGKTTTMKIMSGLIVNFEGEVQQKNNVGMLIDGPKFFPNKTARENLQYFASMVEDSYDFNFIEKIFDMTEYKKKKVKSFSLGMKQRLGMGLALINKSELLILDEPMNGLDPDGVKQTIKTLKMLAEKMKITIVISSHILDDLEKLCDRVYFIRNGEIVRHLDLKNESSLCFQFIFTENQQLDGKEILQQYRSFKELGPNTLIIEERDRKMAIRELVRQEIIPVEIRKYHESLTDAYFELADGQGGTR
- a CDS encoding DUF916 and DUF3324 domain-containing protein, whose amino-acid sequence is MHQCNNFKRWALFKPIFFLSFITIIWFTFPSKVIASKNYVSFQAEAILPDNQQSQASYYDLKVVAGSKQALQLRLKNTSEKTVTVKIEANNGCTNKNGALDYSDPNQKLLGGPTFKDMISPSQVVTLKKGETKKISFQLTIPKKGFNGTILGGFYLYEIEKKNDEKKDGLQLTNKFAYTIGVKLIENEVNIAPQLLLAKVKPGLDNGYLTLFATLENPKAVLLSRLDMDAYVTKKNQKDKIQEVIKKVSFAPRCTFNLPLSWKNTPLKSGNYTLTVLLQDSSGKKWKLAKDFKIDQKDETLNKKAVRVPKEKRSVWLYGIIAICLIVIFILLAYILKLRQKKSLP
- a CDS encoding MucBP domain-containing protein, translated to MKNSVKLYLFLLGVFISLSITTPGYATKLVTKLTNHTNLHDYGYFIQLPGSYTPAENIFIMQRGAKTTVDSFTGSATSEQLIVDANTPSSSATIHNVGWYNGHSVSVHVSLHKNLDNFAGGTLSLAKESFLNLTIDGDVEVSYEFFDETNTPLAITTTVNCNQLNKQFYFGVTNVSFKTLHAYEPTNIFSRTWRDDKGIYWVTYHNEVDGAATGDTKQQLEIVTQPTKSIRFIYHNNTRNPVNVPYHPQFIAKPEFGAAYANSLILDKPESVLTLSSQQIIPKVPDNQKPNKLALYFDLTNILQSQQYHFENIRIDNFDGEDVTSLFTSQLQGNTLVVTANNPTDSRLCETTLSYHVNFKWQRYKHPVSDRFIENNKLSLFYAIRTEIQNSERAFDTTTSAHLAINYQGKVHVTFVDENNHSLQNTLVKSGILTQTFDVSKLYPEIPNYIPIKNTVTEDSGIYTLDTPTITHRYQRSMILSLKNLGDTLLVSRFNNQSLLHIWFKHEAGKNIKLMAKLQNKKIVIKQYTAAQSDVQDNVYFDVPKNWLNKKVSFYLEDDLENISNIEQRTLIKEEKPTLIVPDNLSFGNQEVPPTDRFIKLSNNPLLHIKDDSQLDKGTWRIKVKLKKEMTSKDGQLLKHALYLNDEKTQNKKIMNNEEQLVASGNGNKIINLTKLLELKLSPSNSSGSYQGEIIWSLEDAPL
- a CDS encoding LacI family DNA-binding transcriptional regulator encodes the protein MKKITINEVAQEAGVSKTTISRFLNHNYGNMSKETKARIEEVIKRLGYRPSKQAQALKSKHSYLIGVVVADISNMYSSLLLKGIGSILEKNGYQMIIMDASNSITKEKELLQRLLDQSVEGIILQPSSRQSEQYEFINKFNIPLLLVDRQTEPEEWTSVLTNNVAATKEVVNKALQKGYEDFFVLSEPIKNVSTREVRSQTVIQSVLKAGKQVQVIEANSKEELKSVIEAILLKPKKKLLFASNGRILMDSLAILINQTITMPDVIGITGFDDWSLTELVGPGITSIEQPSRKIGEIAAEELLTILRNGNKNVTEIIVPSTIRWRKSV
- a CDS encoding helix-turn-helix domain-containing protein: MQTFLTKTSQKKIRMFNFLLEEKKWRTIKEIQDLLELSAKSIILYAEELEHLFKKYNGQIELKNENNQRFFLFKEEDFPIYNIYLHYYYQSYNYYLIDFIYHNPYKNLEDFADKQFTSVSTVFRYAKLLVPYFKRCKIKFHPFALELDANEANIRAFFYYFYWNSTRRGGWPFKSSQKKILKYVSQFEKVYKISLLSLQKRIFSYWLAIILDRFTIYPVKLDTHTEKIAAADENFSLVNIWLSQCDLVFPIPEQLFLYQVLYSFGVIDGNRLYEKSHAKAHQLNNSTSYAAVTNLQRVIQDDFQFKLDTKDSELLFNFIAFHERSQLFFGNTDVFFNYSFIKKLQRQQKEVAHIILDFYRHLQLVAPENVRQLLKNKEQLFLSYYYILDYYDLPLKKQEPIKILIADDLHHTHRLWLMNKVKNYFGNAYPLSFYDYELDVSRADLVISNYYFDTDQTPLLLMKNFPTERNWRTLEKLLYKISHKKQAEQTYK
- a CDS encoding DsrE family protein — encoded protein: MKVVFHVDEVEKWQEATRNIQNLLNLVQDAEIVLVANGSGVQSYQLEHAQKFISKYPNVSFHACKNALKAFLMENAVPEGVTVVSAGVLDLIQLQEAGFTYIKP
- a CDS encoding WxL domain-containing protein, encoding MKKKILASLTFSTLILSVATPTVFAADNTLVTNEADVTLQPGSGTNVKPVVDPTGDTDETPETGATGALTIPFASSISFGSQEIQPNDTTYYAQNQRPFVQVNDTRGDMKGWTLSVSVSEFKGAKNQKPLKGAQLSFMNGKVVTQKNTSTPPTISSERIDLNQSFQPVMVAEKGQGAGAWATLFEGKKGHNEKVKLFVPQAGVEAQAYTASLTWGLTDAPM